tatataattaatatatataaacgtATTTGAatcaaataaacataatatatttttcgtatttaatacgtttatctattgttattattattattgttgttaCTAATGGTATAtcactgtatagtacaacggaataattaattcagttaataaaaataatttaaatcaatgtataatattttcttgtttcatagtttttaaattattttataacatatattatttcgcAATGACAATATATTTctgaatttgtatatatataataacctaataaaaatattattatttcaaattaaattaattagtacataccttttttatatactttgcattaatatataattgtatatgtttcTCAATTTTAAGATATTTCAGTTTTACTcatttatacaatattatatatattataacaacaatgttaattttatataccaagttgtttataagtattatggcaaactataacattaaattttattatatacttatattttattttttatctattttaaatatatatttctaatttatttatacctcaaaatataaaatttaaaataaatagtgattaatttattattatacttttatgataaataaattaaaccGTATAAagcaacttctattaatactaattaattttaacacaaatgtaaaatacaaaaagataatagtaactacaattaaaacttaaaaaatattgtatatacatttcaATTTGTTATGTGTTGCTAAATatgttagaagcataataatattttatagacaatgttatattgtcgattctcgattgATATTCcatgaatctatattatatgactatctattatatattggtaatgtttaattaataaaatatactcACTAAcctgaatatatattataaagtAAAGGAATATTTCAAATGAATTATCTTATAATAATACCCAACCgaatatataatgatattattacatttcaattggcataatataatttaaattaattgtagcacaaattataagttttactaaataaaattttaatcaAACAAAGAaatgcattatatattatgatatgcataactCAATATAACTATGGGTTAAAAAGTCTTATATAAtgacaattattatatagcaaatatctatattaatatatgaaatatagttattttactttaacCACATCAAATCGATATGaacatttaattatataaattataatttatgaaaaaatgttatgcgccccttttcatattaatggcagtacccctttttttttcatatttaaacTTCAGCTAGAGATTAAACATGCGGGGgttgtaaatatatttgatcaGCATTTACAGATCAATAAACATTATTTAATTActcaaaattaaataaaatataatacttaaccctgacccgaatatgggtccCATAGACACAACCCTGACCCACagcataaaaactatataaaaattatgcaaaaattatgatcaaaaaataattcttaatagacaatttcctaaaatatatcaatcattattactattcctgagaTAATCATTACTCTTTGGATCTTATGTTAATTatccattttctttatttttttagcttttctctcaagtgttgtttttgagatcgcTTCCGAactccaaataacgaatactaatataaaaattttaaaaaatgtataatttatttatattcacaaaTTACTCAATtctgaatatattttttaaattccttattatttaccttataggAAATTCCCCCCAAAattgctattgcaccaaatatcgataaaaatataattattttgtttactAGTGACGATCCTGACAATGCAGTATTAGAAATCGGGATTATCGTTGgaatattttgttttcctGTTTCACTCGATAATTCAGTTGTTTTAGTTACTTTAGTATCTGATATACTGCCATTTTTAgctgttttttttgttgGTAATGAAGGAAaatcttttgttttattacGGTATTCACTACCTTTTCCAAAATTAGTATAATACCTGGATAAAACAAGTAATAGTTTATTGTATGAACTgtctttaatatttttatcatcattaaggagttctttatatttattaaaaaaattattagcATGTTTTAACATATCGCTACTACTTTTTTTTCCTATATCATTATTcatattacataataatttaagtaattcataaaatttaggcATATGACTAATATTAATATCCATATATTCCTTTATGCCTTCCATGACTTCCTTAATATATGTTCGTTGATTATTAACTTTATTCTCAGTGTACATcttgtttttttctatatggTTAGAATAAAAATCGTTTAATGTGTTGATTTTATCAAGTGGTTTTAGGCTTAATATATAAcctaaccatatcataatacaTGTAGCATCATCCATAAGAGTATTATTATCAACTGAAAAATCAGATGTGCTGAAAATGTTATTAATTAAccataaacatccagcattaaTCTTATTTGTATCACTGTCACAATTATTATTAGGACAATATTTCCTAAATGATAcagtattaaaattataatttacaGAATCTTTTAATCCATCGGGAAAAAACCTCCAAAAAGTATCAAAATCTCCACACTAAGAaaccattttaaaaaatcaaataaaaatgtctattaaaattatattattattaatttatagataatatcaaaaatgtgtaataacaaacatttttattcaagAAATTATATGTACCACTTTACTAATCGCCATATTAGAAAATTACTTTTGAAGTATAAATTAACATCatattaatttcatatatattccATCAAACTAGGGGATGTAAAATTGGATTATTTGTATAACAATTATCTGTATTTAacgacattttatttttatattaatttaaaaataatgtaaagtaataatacaatagtaACACCAtagcaaatatatatattattgaaattAGCTAAACTTCCTTAAATTGGAGATATTTGTTTTGGTCATATGTATAACACTATTTATGCTTAAATTTatgattattaataatatccattataaaaacttaaataattttgtatgAGTTTAAAGTACATCTCCTTATATTTATGTctcaatatagaaaaattcaAATTTGTTTCtcatgttttaataaatatatttatgtctCTGAACCtgtaaatatgtaaaaattaataaatatattattactaagatttttaaaagtatataaataaatattttctaatatattttaaatatttaatacttGTTTCGAATGCTACATACcactgttttattaaaattatagtattttcaaattaagttgcattgttcccttttttaattgcatatacataattttaatattgtttttaatgaatcacttaactatttttattcctatatacttcaatttaaaaatattctttattgggtaattttataatacattttgcatatttttccaCTGTTAAAagaacaattagcactgaatacgtatttataagcttaaatgcgtctttgaatgcatattatttttaaaataatacttattaaatataatatataatatataatatataacatataaatactaTTGattcaaattttaaagtataatataaaactctACGTGATTAGATTGTTATATTACccttaagaggagagagataagatatattttctcttttagtatataaatttatataaatatttgttaaatgTTCTTCATTgatcattttatattatatattttattgttatagttatcaatatatatgtattcaaataatttattaaaaattctatattttattaattctatgataaaataatgttGTTTGGATTAAAGATGATTCACTAAGCACTGATAACATAATACGcgttaatatgaaataataaatgacaTTTGACATTAATTGAGTATTTAACCTCTCCATTAAtccatattttaaaatataaaattataaattccaaattggatctttaacaaatatataaaaattatgcctttataatatattattatgtgtcttttcgataaaattaatatttaattatttgaagtttccacaataaaacaatattttaatattagttattggtagagtattttattagtttatatgtataggtatataataataacgaatTTTATCtaccatattatttataattgttagaacaaaatataatattaaattttattaatattcttatatgcaattatattaactattttaaaatataatttatatatacctcatatctttaaaatttacaaattaatagcgattaatctaatattatacctttatagtaaataaattaatgtatatagaactacctctattatttgaatttaaaaatttagaataaaattatactatatataatcaaaagttaaaaggatagtatacctatatctataatgtaattttttattaatatgcatatttttattgtattattaaaattgttagatgcataaaatgccttttatagataacgcTGTATtatcgattctcgatcgttattccatgcatctatattttatgactacctattatatattggtaatatgtttaattaatcttaaaaatatacgcattaatatgaaggtatattataatgtaaaGGAGTATTCAAAatgaaatttattatattttatacccTGGTATATAAGATTACTATATAGTTCAGTTGGGtaacatgatttaaattaaaataaatatggtataaataataagctttactaaatatatattttcgccgaacatataaatacattgtatattatgatatgtaTAATCCAATATAACTATGGGTTAATATgtcttatataatagataataaGGGTTCTTATGTATAGTTATACCACATtagcaataaaatatataatgcgAAGTTATAATATTGGCGCATTTATTACATATGAACGAATTAAACATAagtattataacttatgaaaaaatgttatgtgCCTCCTTTCATATTAGcttatatccattttttggttgcatatttagacACCATCCCGAGATTAAGCATACGGGgtagtaaatatatttaattagtattcaaatatcaataaatattatcaaattataaataaattaataaaaatatagccCTAACACAAAGCATAGATTACATAGAACAAAACTATAACTCATAGTACAAAACCCTGATCCAAAATACGAATTTCCTAAAGCGCAATTCTAAACCTGGGGATAAACCCTTAACATagcttataattttattaataaatgtgTCTAAATTaagtttatttaaaataattataaatattaactaAAAATTAGTAAATTCAAAatccattaatatataatatatatgcataaaaataAGGATAAATGAGTTTTTGACAaacactaaaaaaatataaattaaatatatataataataaacaaacaaTTAAACAAAATTTCATTATTCTATAAAACGTAAAAAAGTATAACTTTATGtcataaaatgttaaatatattatttataatcatttaaacaaatataataaagagtggttattttgaatttttttattttttaatgtttaaTTCATAGATTTCCCACCAGTTCTTAATTCCGTCAAATAAATCCTGTGTAATTAAAAGCATAAATGGAATTGCGAGCCCTGATGATAGTATTATCGCCAAAAAAGTTGAACTCGTTATCATCATCttaaatagttttttttttacttttttaaacTTTCGATTAGTTTTGGGTtccttataattattatttgatgtaatttcattatattcattttcaattttacCATCTTCAGTCtccaaaatattttcataattttctaaATGTTTAAAGTCTTTTTGTTCTAATACATAagtatttttatctttttttgttattctTTTATCTTGTATTTGTTGTATTGGTAATTCATCATTCCTTTTATTATCAAGCTCTTTTTTTACTTCTTCTAATTCTTTTCGAAGTTCATCAATTAACTTTTTAGTTTTCCtatttacattatttaaattggGTAATGTATTATTCTCTTTATGCTTCTTTACATgtgaatttataatatttcgaagatatattattttttcgtcATCAACATTGTATTCATTAAATTGATCTGCAAGACTCAAAATTGATTGATAAAACTCATTTAAATCGAATTGGTTATCTGTATCTGCTAATATCCTATTATTTctaaaatttgttatattcCTTTCATGATATATGTTTCTCTCATTTACAAGGTATAATTCctgaaataaatgaaatatttattaacatatatataactaattttaattatttctttAACTTAACATACGTGTTTTACCAATATATGAAACAATAATATGAGgttaatgtaaaaaaatagatacGAAAACTATAATAGAAtagtattaataataaaaaaaaatcatgtGTAACTTACATTTTTTGCATATTCAAAAGAGCAAATAACAATTGAAAAAAgaacatattttaaaatagcgACTCTCATTTTTAGCTTTGTTTGTTAAATAAATGAACTAATATATGTAGTTTGAAATAATCTTTATAACTTGATATTTATTccaaaaatagtaatatttattagtttttttttctaaaatttatgaataaaTGATGTCtataaaaacataatttatttcatttattaactttttccattttctatagaatttataaatgtattGTTGTAATAAAATTcgttatattcattaaaattatttatggacataaatattatatacttatttcacataaatattaatttttctcTAAAAAATAcaccatttttaatattttaattataaaaaatatatatctatataataatttttc
Above is a window of Plasmodium yoelii strain 17X genome assembly, chromosome: 9 DNA encoding:
- a CDS encoding PIR protein gives rise to the protein MAISKCGDFDTFWRFFPDGLKDSVNYNFNTVSFRKYCPNNNCDSDTNKINAGCLWLINNIFSTSDFSVDNNTLMDDATCIMIWLGYILSLKPLDKINTLNDFYSNHIEKNKMYTENKVNNQRTYIKEVMEGIKEYMDINISHMPKFYELLKLLCNMNNDIGKKSSSDMLKHANNFFNKYKELLNDDKNIKDSSYNKLLLVLSRYYTNFGKGSEYRNKTKDFPSLPTKKTAKNGSISDTKVTKTTELSSETGKQNIPTIIPISNTALSGSSLVNKIIIFLSIFGAIAILGGISYKYSLFGVRKRSQKQHLREKLKK
- a CDS encoding fam-b protein — encoded protein: MRVAILKYVLFSIVICSFEYAKNELYLVNERNIYHERNITNFRNNRILADTDNQFDLNEFYQSILSLADQFNEYNVDDEKIIYLRNIINSHVKKHKENNTLPNLNNVNRKTKKLIDELRKELEEVKKELDNKRNDELPIQQIQDKRITKKDKNTYVLEQKDFKHLENYENILETEDGKIENEYNEITSNNNYKEPKTNRKFKKVKKKLFKMMITSSTFLAIILSSGLAIPFMLLITQDLFDGIKNWWEIYELNIKK